A region of Periplaneta americana isolate PAMFEO1 chromosome 16, P.americana_PAMFEO1_priV1, whole genome shotgun sequence DNA encodes the following proteins:
- the LOC138691094 gene encoding keratin-associated protein 6-1-like: MKVLACVLILAVVVFGEEQQVAKKDKRGLLGLGYGYGHGLAYVPTVVSTPAVSYTKVALGHGLGYGHGLYGYGYDHSLGYGGLGYGHGLGYGHGLGYGVGYKTVHYAPTYSYYGGLHGYGHGYYGHGYGHGYGHYGYL; encoded by the exons ATGAAGGTTTTG GCTTGTGTTCTCATCCTCGCCGTCGTGGTCTTCGGTGAAGAGCAGCAAGTAGCAAAGAAGGACAAACGAGGATTGTTGGGGCTTGGATATGGATACGGCCACGGCCTCGCATACGTCCCGACCGTAGTTAGCACGCCAGCCGTGTCCTACACGAAG GTAGCACTTGGCCACGGTTTGGGATACGGCCACGGTCTCTACGGCTATGGCTACGATCACAGTCTTGGCTACGGCGGCCTTGGATACGGACATGGGCTAGGATACGGACACGGACTGGGATATGGCGTAGGTTACAAGACCGTACACTACGCTCCCACATATTCCTACTACGGCGGTCTGCATGGATACGGCCACGGATACTACGGACATGGATACGGCCATGGGTACGGCCATTATGGTTACTTGTAA